From the Anaeromyxobacter dehalogenans 2CP-1 genome, the window CGGCCTGCCGCGCCGCCGAGAGCTCGCCCTGCAGCCGGTCCGCCTCGCTCGACGCGGCCGCGAGCAGGCCGCCCTGCGCCTCCAGCCCGGCGCCCAGCTCGGCGACCTTCCGCTCCATCTCGCGGGAGAGCGCCTCGCGCACCTCGCGCGCCTCGGCCAGCTCGCGCTGCAGCGCCGCCGCGCGATCGGCGCGCGCCGCGGCCTCGGCCTCGGCGGCCTCCGCGCGCGCCTCCGCCCTCCGGCTCGCCTCCGCGCGCGCAGCCAGCTCCGTGCCCAGCTCGCCCTCGCGCCGCTGCGCCTGCCGGCGCGCCTCGTCGCGCGCGGCCTCCGCCTGCGCCGCGGCGGCCCGGAGCGCGTCGGCCTCGCGGGCCGACTCCGCCCGCCCGGCCTCGAACGCCGCCCGCGCCTCGGCCAGCTCGGCCTCGAGCGCCTCGCCGCGGGCGCGCGCCTCCGCCTCGCGGGCCGTGAGCGCCGCCTCGCGGGCCGCGGCGGCCGACGCCTCACCGGCGGCGCTCGCCGTGGCGCGGGCGATCTCCTCCCGCGCCGCGACCACCGTGTCCTCGGCGCTGCGCGCCCGGGCCTCGGTCTCCGCCAGCGCCGCCGCGAGCTCCGCGCGCCGCTCCTCCAGCGCGCGCGCCTCGGCGCGGGCGGCGTCGCGCGCCGCGGCCGCCTCGCGCGCCCGCCCGGCCTCGGCCGCGAGCGCCTCCTCGCGCGCCGACAGCGCCGCCCGGAGCGCGTCCCGCTCGCGGCCCGCGCCCTCCGCCAGTCCGCGCTGGCGCTCCGCCTCGGACCGCAGCGCGTCGCGCTCCTCGGTGAGCGCCGCCTCCCGGGCCGCCGCCTCCTCGCGCGTCGCCGCCAGCGCGCGGCCGACGGCCGCCGCCTCCTCCCTGGCCCGGTCGCGCTCGCGCGCCGCGGCGGCGCCGGCAGCCTCGGCGGCCTCCAGGCGCTCCGCCGCCTCCCGCGCAGCCTCGGCGGCGGCGGCCCGGGCCGCGGCGCGCTCCGCCTCGAGGTCGGCCCGCAGCGCCTCGGCCTCGGCGCGCGCCTCCTCCTCGCGCTCGGCCAGCTCGCGCGCCAGCCCCTCGATCTCGCCCTCCAGCGACCCGATCTGCTGCAGGTGGTCCTGGATCTCCCGGCCGAGGTCCTCCTCGCGGCCGCGGGCGGTGTCCCGGAAGCGCTTGTACTCCTCGTCGAGCAGGCGCAGCCGCTGCTCGCGCTCGCGGATCGCGTCCTCGCGCTCGTCGATGCGCGCCTGCAGCGCCGCCTCGCTGTCGCGCGCGGCCTCCTGGGCGCGGTCGCGCTCCGCCTCGACCTCGGCGGTGGCGGCCTCCGCCGCCTGCAGCCGCGCCTCCAGCGCCGCCCGGTCGCGCTCCGAGTCGGTGCGGAGCCGATCGCGCTCGGCGCCGAGCGCCGCCTCGCGCGCCGCAGCCTCGGCGTGCCGACGCTCGTGGTCGCCCTCGCTCGCGGCGGCCTCCTGCTGCACCCGCGCCAGCTCCTCCTCCAGCGCGCGGCGCGCCGCGGTCTGCTCCTCCAGCCGCGCCGCGGCCTCGCGCGCCGCGTCCTCCGCCGCGCGCCGCGCCTGCGCGAGCGCCTCGTCGGCGGCCGCGACCTCCTCGGTCCGGCGGGAGATCTCGTCCTGCAGCTCGCGCTCGCGCGCCTCGGCCCGGGCCGCCTCCGCGCGCGCCGCCCGGTCCATCCGGACGATCTCCTCCTGCGCGCGGTCCAGCGCGACCTTGCGGTGCGCCAGGTCGTCGTCCCGGCGCCGCACCTCGCGCTCCAGCTCGTGGATGCGCCGCTCGCTGCCGGCGACGACCTCGATGAGCTCCTTCTCCTGCCCGAACTTCTCCAGCAGCAACCCGTCGATGGAGGCGCCGAACTCGCGCTCCTTCTCCACGAACAGGTCGCGCGCCTCGGCGAGCCGCCGCAGCAGGTCCTCGACCTGCAGCTTCGCGGCCTGCACCTCCACATCGCGCTCGTGCATGCGGGCGTCGAACGAGGCCAGCTCGCGCTCGCGCACCGCCCAGATCTCGCCCAGCCGGGCCAGCTGCGCCTCGCGCCAGCGCAGGTCCTCGCGCAGCAGCTCGGCCCTGCCCTCCGGCGTCTGCAGCAGCTCGCGCCGCGGCGGGGGCCGGCGCCGGTGCGCGTCGGCCAGCAGGTCCTCCCGGCGCTCCGAGATCGACTGGAAGACGCGGTCCACGAACAGCCGGTCCTCGTCCGTCACCGTGGAGCGCAGCGGCTTCCGCGGCACCGGCGGCGGGGCCTCCGCGGTCGGCGGGGGCGGC encodes:
- a CDS encoding response regulator, whose protein sequence is MEPTKRVLIVEPDHAFALSLASLFHEDGCITRLAASAAEAELEVASHRPDLCVVRAELPDLSGFSLCAQLRHDRATARLPVILYASETAPEALAEHARTPWAANGYLAMPLDTEALRKLAGGILAAAEPEPESADDAVLPDDEVQALDAELEAALDPEARAAGPAPEGGADAAPDAAAAPPPPPTAEAPPPVPRKPLRSTVTDEDRLFVDRVFQSISERREDLLADAHRRRPPPRRELLQTPEGRAELLREDLRWREAQLARLGEIWAVRERELASFDARMHERDVEVQAAKLQVEDLLRRLAEARDLFVEKEREFGASIDGLLLEKFGQEKELIEVVAGSERRIHELEREVRRRDDDLAHRKVALDRAQEEIVRMDRAARAEAARAEARERELQDEISRRTEEVAAADEALAQARRAAEDAAREAAARLEEQTAARRALEEELARVQQEAAASEGDHERRHAEAAAREAALGAERDRLRTDSERDRAALEARLQAAEAATAEVEAERDRAQEAARDSEAALQARIDEREDAIREREQRLRLLDEEYKRFRDTARGREEDLGREIQDHLQQIGSLEGEIEGLARELAEREEEARAEAEALRADLEAERAAARAAAAEAAREAAERLEAAEAAGAAAARERDRAREEAAAVGRALAATREEAAAREAALTEERDALRSEAERQRGLAEGAGRERDALRAALSAREEALAAEAGRAREAAAARDAARAEARALEERRAELAAALAETEARARSAEDTVVAAREEIARATASAAGEASAAAAREAALTAREAEARARGEALEAELAEARAAFEAGRAESAREADALRAAAAQAEAARDEARRQAQRREGELGTELAARAEASRRAEARAEAAEAEAAARADRAAALQRELAEAREVREALSREMERKVAELGAGLEAQGGLLAAASSEADRLQGELSAARQAAAAREAELAGEAGRAAARAEELAALLADASRERDEARTQRDALAAELEAAGAERGGLREDLRRAEAARQAADVERVRLEAELTRAAAERAEGEERSRARAAALEAEHARREDELLSELARKTEAAEALHARFEELSRERARREEDLQAELTARAEGLRAAERRERAAAEEATARAEEDRRRIAEADERATSAAAGRDAAERALEEAERRAEQGAAERAAAAERAERAERRAGELDQSLAAALRERQRVEAELLGRLTRTEARAAELKVRAEQAAREAAGAQAGRARVLELEAALAAAGQARARAEKDLAARAAAAEARAAEAARRLDQLGAERREAEGRAARAVEEAQARFREELQRRDQARAQELSRLQAALQERARREKALELEVARLRGGRNVASPAAPGVATAEAGPAAAVKDPVK